One Methanolacinia paynteri genomic region harbors:
- a CDS encoding mannose-1-phosphate guanylyltransferase/mannose-6-phosphate isomerase, whose translation MTNIPIGSIILAGGVGTRLWPLSREQFPKQFLKLNGTSFFQDTYTRALRISSPEEIVVVTNENFRYHVKNQVEELGYSIDDSRILLESEGKNTLPAITWGVRVLYDIFGDIPVAVFPSDHILDEKAMDIIKNSAPLAKENLVVFGIKPTAPLTGYGYIKPGEALNGGFAVKEFKEKPGPEKAKEYMDSGYLWNSGMFLFSPEVFFEELKKYRPNMYEEFERPHPDYSEVESISIDYGLLEISDRVAVVPLALRWNDLGSFRALYENSGKDEKGNAGDAEFVGSENNFVYSKDKKVAVLGMKNTAIIDSGDALLVCDLDNTESVKELVGIYAGRGDDITKYHLTVHRPWGSYTILESKKFFKIKRVTVNPMKSLSLQLHHHRSEHWVVVSGTAEVQLGDKVMNFSRGQSTFVGQGVVHRLGNPGKIPLEVIEIQIGEYLEEDDIVRFDDDFGRV comes from the coding sequence GTGACGAATATCCCGATAGGATCAATTATTCTTGCCGGAGGAGTCGGAACAAGGCTCTGGCCCCTTTCAAGAGAGCAGTTCCCGAAACAGTTCCTCAAATTGAACGGAACATCGTTCTTCCAGGATACATATACAAGAGCTCTCAGGATCTCGTCCCCGGAGGAGATCGTAGTTGTTACGAACGAAAACTTCAGGTATCACGTTAAGAACCAGGTAGAGGAATTGGGTTATTCGATAGACGACAGCCGGATCCTCCTTGAGAGCGAAGGTAAGAACACTCTCCCTGCAATAACATGGGGCGTCCGTGTTCTGTACGACATCTTCGGGGATATTCCGGTGGCCGTATTCCCGAGCGATCATATCCTCGATGAAAAGGCTATGGACATAATAAAGAATTCCGCTCCTCTTGCAAAAGAAAACCTCGTGGTGTTCGGGATTAAGCCGACCGCCCCCCTCACCGGTTACGGTTATATAAAACCCGGGGAAGCCCTCAACGGCGGTTTTGCCGTAAAAGAGTTCAAAGAGAAGCCGGGGCCCGAAAAGGCGAAGGAGTATATGGATTCCGGTTACCTGTGGAACAGCGGGATGTTTTTGTTCAGCCCGGAAGTCTTCTTCGAGGAGCTGAAGAAGTACCGGCCTAACATGTATGAAGAGTTCGAAAGGCCTCATCCCGATTACTCTGAGGTCGAGTCGATCTCGATAGATTACGGTCTTCTCGAAATATCCGACAGGGTTGCGGTCGTCCCGCTGGCCCTGAGATGGAACGATCTCGGGAGCTTCAGGGCCCTTTATGAAAACTCGGGGAAGGACGAGAAAGGGAATGCCGGCGATGCGGAGTTTGTCGGTTCGGAGAACAACTTCGTCTATTCGAAGGACAAAAAGGTCGCAGTCCTCGGGATGAAAAACACAGCGATTATCGATTCCGGCGATGCACTTTTGGTCTGTGACCTTGACAATACAGAATCGGTAAAGGAGCTTGTCGGTATATATGCGGGCCGCGGTGATGACATCACGAAGTATCATCTGACCGTCCACCGTCCCTGGGGTTCGTATACGATACTCGAATCGAAGAAGTTCTTCAAGATAAAGAGGGTGACGGTAAACCCGATGAAGTCACTCTCCCTCCAGCTTCACCACCACAGGAGCGAGCACTGGGTAGTCGTGAGCGGAACCGCAGAGGTGCAGCTCGGTGACAAGGTCATGAATTTCTCAAGGGGGCAGAGCACATTCGTCGGCCAGGGAGTCGTTCACAGGCTCGGAAATCCAGGTAAGATCCCCTTAGAAGTAATCGAGATCCAGATCGGCGAGTACCTGGAAGAGGACGACATCGTCAGGTTCGACGACGATTTCGGACGGGTTTGA
- a CDS encoding flavodoxin family protein, with amino-acid sequence MKILALLGSPRGKKGNTYRLIESALKGAEDAGAEILFVDITEMDIGYCTGCSTCYSTGSCIQGDDYEDILDLILESDGIILGSPVYINSVTAQLKTLFDRMPDVVHCQMLLGKYGFSVSTAGGGNADIVCDYMNNTLQVMGANTTEDAYAVLAEGDEAFGDACRRSYELGKDLVAAISEKRVYPEQEAFHDRMHERMKNLVLFNKDEWTHEYDYWKEKGWL; translated from the coding sequence ATGAAAATTCTTGCACTGCTCGGGAGCCCGAGAGGGAAAAAAGGCAACACCTACAGGCTGATTGAATCGGCACTGAAGGGAGCCGAAGATGCGGGAGCGGAGATCCTTTTCGTCGACATCACCGAGATGGACATCGGCTACTGCACGGGTTGCAGCACATGCTACTCCACCGGAAGCTGCATACAGGGCGACGATTACGAGGATATCCTCGACCTGATCCTTGAAAGCGACGGGATAATACTTGGATCTCCGGTTTACATCAACTCGGTTACAGCACAGCTCAAGACGCTATTCGACAGGATGCCCGACGTGGTCCACTGCCAGATGCTTCTCGGCAAATACGGATTTTCCGTATCGACCGCCGGAGGAGGAAACGCCGACATCGTATGCGACTACATGAACAACACTCTCCAGGTCATGGGCGCGAACACGACGGAAGACGCGTACGCGGTTTTAGCCGAAGGAGACGAGGCGTTCGGGGATGCCTGCAGAAGATCCTACGAACTTGGAAAGGATCTCGTCGCTGCCATCTCGGAGAAGAGAGTCTACCCGGAACAGGAAGCTTTTCACGACAGGATGCACGAGAGAATGAAGAATCTCGTCTTATTCAACAAGGACGAGTGGACGCACGAATACGATTACTGGAAAGAGAAAGGCTGGCTGTAG
- a CDS encoding Mut7-C RNAse domain-containing protein, whose product MKNSFLADRMLGTLAKYLRFLDYDTLSADTLEPGNTREDTVLLGIARSDGRILLTRDRELSCRGDECVFLNSEDAVGQVRQLVEEGLIDPDLTLRMHRCSVCNHVLRKAKQDEIDGCSYAPKDKTGKKFAWCPVCGKLYWMGSHAANLEEKLKEVSPGKGD is encoded by the coding sequence ATGAAAAATTCATTTCTGGCAGACAGGATGCTCGGAACGCTTGCAAAGTACCTGAGGTTTCTGGACTACGATACACTTTCCGCCGATACGCTCGAGCCCGGGAATACCCGCGAGGACACGGTCCTGCTCGGAATTGCACGATCCGACGGGCGGATACTTCTCACGAGGGACAGGGAGCTGTCGTGCCGCGGGGACGAGTGCGTATTCCTGAACTCCGAAGACGCGGTAGGGCAGGTGAGGCAGCTAGTCGAAGAGGGCCTGATCGATCCCGACCTGACTCTCAGAATGCACCGGTGCTCGGTCTGCAACCATGTATTACGGAAAGCGAAGCAGGACGAGATCGACGGATGCAGCTATGCCCCGAAAGATAAAACCGGCAAAAAATTTGCATGGTGCCCTGTCTGCGGAAAGCTCTACTGGATGGGCTCCCATGCGGCAAATCTCGAAGAAAAACTGAAAGAAGTATCGCCCGGAAAGGGCGATTAA
- the amrS gene encoding AmmeMemoRadiSam system radical SAM enzyme produces MSHVAELYDKIEEDAVRCRVCSHRCRIGEGKSGICGMRINRGGTLYAENYAKVVAEAVDPIEKKPLYHFLPGTNVYSLGGLGCNFHCTHCQNWQISQDHDLTGMYRTISPEEGVRRALSARCRSIAWTYNEPTIWHEYAKDMGNLAKKESLGTVYVTNGYMTEEALDDLSPMLDAFSVDLKSFSDEFYKKICGARLQPVLDSTIRAKELGMHIETVTLVIPGVNDSMEEMTGLVDWVLENLGPDVPMHFTAFHPDFRMTDIPPTPVNTLEKLHDMAVEKGVRYVYTGNIASHRYNNTYCPECGSLLIERSGFSAGIVGLEGTRCSKCGAKIPVVTDVK; encoded by the coding sequence ATGTCCCATGTTGCAGAATTATATGATAAAATCGAGGAGGACGCCGTCAGGTGCAGGGTGTGCAGCCACAGGTGCAGGATCGGCGAAGGAAAAAGCGGGATCTGTGGGATGAGGATAAACCGCGGCGGAACTCTCTACGCGGAAAATTACGCAAAGGTAGTCGCCGAAGCTGTAGATCCAATCGAGAAGAAGCCTCTCTACCATTTCCTTCCCGGGACGAATGTGTACTCCCTCGGGGGGCTTGGATGCAATTTCCACTGTACACACTGCCAGAACTGGCAGATCTCGCAGGACCACGACCTGACCGGGATGTACAGGACGATCTCTCCGGAGGAAGGCGTCCGGAGGGCGCTCTCTGCCCGGTGCCGGAGCATCGCGTGGACATACAACGAACCGACGATCTGGCACGAGTACGCAAAGGACATGGGAAACCTCGCGAAGAAGGAGTCCCTCGGGACTGTCTACGTGACCAACGGCTACATGACCGAGGAAGCCCTCGACGATCTCTCTCCTATGCTTGATGCATTCAGCGTTGACCTGAAGTCTTTCTCCGACGAATTCTACAAAAAGATCTGCGGCGCCCGCCTACAGCCGGTCCTCGATTCGACGATCAGGGCGAAGGAGCTCGGCATGCATATCGAGACCGTGACCCTCGTAATCCCGGGTGTAAACGACAGCATGGAGGAGATGACCGGTCTTGTGGACTGGGTGCTTGAAAACCTCGGCCCGGACGTGCCCATGCACTTCACCGCTTTTCACCCGGATTTCAGGATGACCGATATTCCGCCGACACCCGTGAATACGCTCGAAAAGCTCCACGATATGGCTGTTGAAAAAGGGGTAAGGTACGTATATACGGGAAATATCGCGTCCCACAGGTACAATAACACCTACTGCCCCGAGTGCGGGAGCCTGCTGATAGAGAGATCAGGTTTTTCCGCCGGGATTGTAGGTCTTGAAGGGACGAGATGCAGCAAATGCGGAGCGAAGATCCCGGTAGTGACTGATGTAAAATGA
- the pyrH gene encoding UMP kinase, which yields MKKIVLSVGGSILVPSLESNNISKFSGILKELSKKYAVYVVVGGGGEARRYIDQARKLGIDEATSDELGILVTRINASMLVWALGDAAYRSVPEDYTEALIAGDSGKIVVMGGVTPAQTTDAVSAVLAERAGADFFVNVTSVDGIYSEDPKKNPGAVKYENITPDELLEIVSGAGMEAGSNTVIDLVAAKVLKRSGIPLVVIDGRRPENLRDALIDGKFSGSIVSPGGVNPLDGI from the coding sequence ATGAAAAAGATTGTCCTGTCAGTCGGAGGTTCGATTCTTGTTCCGTCGCTTGAATCCAACAATATCAGTAAATTTTCCGGAATCCTGAAGGAATTGTCGAAAAAGTATGCCGTCTATGTAGTCGTCGGAGGAGGGGGAGAGGCCCGGAGATATATAGATCAGGCAAGAAAGCTCGGGATCGACGAGGCGACATCCGACGAGCTGGGGATTCTTGTCACGAGGATAAATGCATCGATGCTCGTATGGGCTCTCGGGGATGCCGCATACAGGTCGGTGCCGGAAGATTATACCGAAGCGCTCATTGCCGGAGATTCGGGAAAGATCGTTGTGATGGGCGGTGTCACACCCGCACAGACCACGGACGCGGTCTCGGCTGTTCTCGCGGAGAGGGCTGGTGCGGACTTCTTCGTCAATGTAACATCGGTTGACGGGATATACTCCGAAGACCCGAAGAAGAATCCCGGCGCAGTAAAATACGAAAACATCACACCGGACGAACTCCTTGAGATCGTCTCGGGGGCCGGGATGGAAGCGGGCTCGAATACGGTCATCGATCTCGTCGCGGCAAAGGTCCTGAAGAGAAGCGGAATTCCGCTTGTGGTTATAGACGGAAGAAGACCCGAAAACCTGAGGGACGCCCTGATCGACGGGAAATTCAGCGGCAGCATAGTGTCTCCCGGCGGTGTCAATCCGCTCGATGGGATCTAA
- the nth gene encoding endonuclease III: protein MQREKACRIYSILAAEYLDEDTNLNFLDFDNPFQILVMTILSAQTTDKMVNSVKDDLFSKYPNPAALSQAKQEDVEKIIRKTGFFRAKAKNIIASSKILVSDFGGEVPRTMEELVTLPGVGRKTANIVLNHAFGIDEGIAVDTHVKRVSWRIGLTDNTDPVKIERDLTALFPKEAWGKMNYLLISHGRAVCTARNPACERCVIKDLCRYSREQNN from the coding sequence ATGCAGCGGGAAAAGGCATGCAGGATCTACTCGATCCTCGCAGCGGAATACCTGGACGAAGATACGAATCTCAACTTTCTCGACTTTGACAACCCGTTCCAGATCCTTGTAATGACGATCCTTTCGGCCCAGACCACCGATAAAATGGTGAATTCAGTGAAGGACGATCTCTTCTCGAAATACCCCAACCCCGCTGCACTTTCACAGGCTAAGCAGGAGGACGTCGAGAAGATCATAAGGAAGACGGGGTTCTTCAGGGCCAAGGCGAAAAACATCATCGCGTCTTCGAAGATCCTCGTCAGCGATTTCGGCGGCGAGGTTCCCCGGACGATGGAGGAGCTTGTCACCCTCCCCGGCGTCGGCAGAAAGACAGCGAACATAGTCCTCAATCATGCATTCGGGATCGACGAGGGGATCGCAGTCGACACTCATGTAAAAAGAGTTTCATGGAGGATCGGGCTGACGGACAACACCGATCCGGTAAAGATTGAAAGGGACCTGACCGCTTTATTCCCGAAAGAGGCATGGGGAAAGATGAACTACCTGCTGATCTCCCACGGGAGAGCAGTGTGCACCGCAAGAAATCCAGCCTGCGAGAGATGCGTGATAAAAGATCTTTGCAGGTATTCCAGGGAACAAAATAATTAA
- a CDS encoding DUF3089 domain-containing protein: MTFWKPGLIILLMIAAICMVFSGGCTDEGSSAPAEETETPTVMATPTEEVPAAGESVDYSDSYNWLSLPAVDKEVDVFYVYPTVSANESGSMLITDDVDRALAQGIFEAQASVYEPSANVFAPYYRQMSTGVSMTSADELATDTPEFKQGAVDVQDAFEYYIENLNEGRPFIIAGHSQGAMALIELIKNRFGDDEELRSRMVAAYLIGYTVTDDDLAQAGLTAATGATDTGVVITYNTQSPTSVGGPMLMAGAHCINPLNWRTDDTYAPSSENIGARFYDDSTGEFLREVANYSDAQINMTSGALMTNIPEGEELDIGSYPEGVYHRYDYAFWYRNLEQNVKDRIKAYIGSKVFIA; this comes from the coding sequence ATGACTTTTTGGAAGCCCGGTTTGATTATTCTCTTGATGATTGCAGCGATCTGCATGGTATTTTCAGGAGGCTGTACGGATGAAGGGAGTTCTGCTCCTGCAGAGGAGACGGAGACTCCTACTGTAATGGCTACGCCCACAGAAGAAGTCCCGGCGGCGGGGGAGAGTGTCGATTATTCGGACTCTTACAACTGGCTCTCTCTTCCCGCTGTCGATAAAGAGGTAGACGTCTTCTATGTGTACCCGACGGTGAGTGCGAACGAATCGGGTTCGATGCTCATTACCGATGATGTGGACAGGGCCCTTGCACAGGGAATCTTCGAGGCGCAGGCGAGTGTATACGAGCCGAGTGCAAATGTATTCGCCCCATACTACAGGCAGATGTCGACCGGAGTTTCTATGACTTCGGCTGACGAGCTTGCGACCGACACTCCCGAGTTCAAGCAGGGTGCGGTCGATGTGCAGGATGCATTTGAGTATTATATCGAGAACCTGAATGAGGGACGGCCGTTTATCATCGCAGGTCACAGCCAGGGGGCGATGGCGCTGATCGAACTGATAAAGAACCGTTTCGGTGACGACGAAGAGCTTCGCAGCCGTATGGTTGCGGCTTACCTGATCGGTTATACTGTTACGGACGACGATCTGGCACAGGCAGGCCTGACGGCAGCGACGGGGGCGACCGACACTGGTGTCGTAATTACGTACAACACGCAGTCGCCGACTTCGGTCGGAGGACCGATGCTCATGGCGGGTGCACACTGCATCAATCCGCTCAACTGGAGGACCGACGATACATATGCTCCGTCATCGGAGAATATCGGCGCAAGGTTCTACGACGATTCGACTGGAGAGTTCCTTCGTGAAGTCGCAAATTACTCGGATGCACAGATCAACATGACCTCCGGCGCACTTATGACGAATATTCCCGAGGGAGAGGAGCTTGATATCGGCTCGTATCCCGAGGGTGTCTATCACCGCTATGATTATGCGTTCTGGTACAGGAACTTAGAGCAGAATGTTAAGGACAGAATCAAAGCGTATATAGGAAGTAAAGTTTTTATCGCCTAG
- a CDS encoding inorganic phosphate transporter, whose protein sequence is MDMIIIFAGIILALLFNFVNGLNDAANSIATVIATRALTPLQAVGMAAVFNMIGPFLFSTAIAKTIGKGLIESSLLTPYLVFAAMFGAVLWVFVSSVFGIPVSSSHALVGGIVGAGIAMGGVTVILWPEISTVYLLVLYTLAGTLLITIVFSALLVAVGEDWRRYLAFTILSGIAVTIPALIISGLLEISGILAIIVFIVVSPMLGFIAAFLLGILMMRHLRNSNPAKVNRNLRPLQIIAGAWQSVGHGANDAQNAMGMITAMLFAAGMISVFEVPLWVIISSCLAISIGTMLGGWRVIDKMAHKITKIRPYQGFSSAVAGGAVLSLMTSFGVPVSTTHAISGSIMGAGSTRGYSSAVRWNNVREIVMAWFITIPASAFVSGIVYLIISIYI, encoded by the coding sequence ATGGATATGATTATTATTTTTGCCGGAATAATCCTCGCCCTGCTGTTCAACTTTGTGAACGGGCTGAATGATGCGGCAAATTCAATAGCGACCGTGATTGCCACAAGGGCCCTGACGCCCCTTCAGGCGGTGGGAATGGCGGCAGTCTTCAATATGATCGGGCCGTTTTTGTTCTCGACCGCGATTGCAAAAACTATCGGTAAAGGACTTATCGAATCTTCTCTTCTTACACCTTATCTTGTTTTCGCTGCCATGTTCGGCGCAGTTTTGTGGGTTTTCGTCTCTTCCGTCTTTGGTATTCCGGTGTCGAGCAGCCATGCCCTTGTCGGGGGCATCGTCGGAGCCGGTATAGCGATGGGAGGAGTTACCGTCATATTATGGCCCGAAATATCCACGGTCTATCTGCTCGTATTATACACGCTGGCCGGAACGCTTCTTATAACGATAGTCTTCTCGGCACTGCTTGTAGCTGTAGGTGAGGATTGGCGGCGTTATCTGGCATTTACCATTCTTTCGGGTATTGCAGTGACGATTCCTGCATTGATTATCTCGGGCCTTCTTGAGATAAGCGGTATTCTTGCGATTATTGTATTTATCGTGGTGTCCCCCATGCTCGGGTTCATCGCGGCTTTCCTTCTTGGTATACTGATGATGCGGCATCTCCGCAACTCGAACCCGGCGAAGGTCAACCGCAATTTAAGGCCTCTCCAGATAATAGCTGGAGCTTGGCAGTCGGTTGGCCACGGTGCGAACGACGCACAGAATGCGATGGGAATGATTACTGCCATGCTCTTTGCGGCCGGAATGATCTCGGTCTTCGAGGTTCCGCTCTGGGTTATAATATCTTCATGTCTTGCAATTTCCATTGGAACAATGCTCGGGGGCTGGAGGGTCATAGACAAGATGGCCCACAAGATTACGAAGATCAGACCGTACCAGGGTTTTTCATCGGCGGTCGCGGGCGGTGCGGTTCTGTCGCTGATGACCTCTTTCGGTGTGCCGGTCTCGACTACTCACGCGATCAGCGGATCGATCATGGGTGCGGGTTCGACGAGGGGATATTCGTCTGCGGTCCGCTGGAACAACGTGAGAGAGATCGTGATGGCGTGGTTCATAACGATCCCTGCGTCGGCCTTCGTCTCCGGGATCGTCTACCTGATTATCAGCATATACATATAA
- a CDS encoding DUF47 domain-containing protein yields the protein MGLRDMLVPNDDRFFDLFERQAVVLKKASAHLLNTFESFEDVKNKCHKMKNYEHQGDEITHDIYQLLNKSFVTPIEPEDISRLAKVLDDILDHIDDTSSKMYFYGITEADHYMVDLAKLIDSQANEIEDVVKEMRHFKNIEMIEEKCIEINRLENLADEILGNALRELFLSDDAKKIIKNKDIYETLEIATDKCEEVANVLFDLAIKHS from the coding sequence TTGGGCTTAAGAGACATGCTTGTCCCCAATGATGACAGATTTTTTGACCTCTTTGAAAGACAGGCTGTTGTACTGAAGAAGGCTTCTGCGCATCTCCTGAATACTTTTGAATCTTTTGAGGATGTCAAGAACAAATGCCACAAGATGAAGAATTACGAACACCAGGGCGACGAAATTACTCATGACATCTACCAGCTCCTAAACAAGAGTTTCGTGACGCCTATAGAACCCGAAGACATATCCCGGCTTGCCAAGGTTCTTGACGATATTCTCGATCATATAGACGATACATCCAGCAAGATGTACTTCTACGGGATAACCGAGGCAGATCATTACATGGTCGATCTTGCAAAACTCATCGACAGCCAGGCGAACGAGATCGAGGATGTGGTTAAGGAGATGAGGCATTTCAAGAATATCGAAATGATCGAGGAGAAATGCATCGAAATCAACCGCCTTGAAAATCTCGCGGACGAGATCCTCGGAAATGCACTTCGCGAACTGTTTCTCTCGGACGATGCCAAGAAGATTATTAAGAACAAGGACATCTATGAAACACTGGAGATCGCGACGGACAAATGCGAAGAAGTGGCGAACGTTCTCTTTGACCTTGCAATAAAACATTCCTGA
- a CDS encoding sensor histidine kinase, with product MKNREESVCEEKNIEFLNEHQKAKTRFLKNISIVFILTFIFMSAYELSKQALFPGITIWTSHIVTIIVTTILAVIIASIPLLRTERLILQLDRKQNEIETMETSILKSNKKLNMLSSITRHDMLNLLTVITAYTEMIADADAVRKNPENNSYVQKIQRSVRSLNNVVISTRDYQDIGVNAPTWIDVRETFRKVYQSNSLFHQLRAIDPDEDIEIYADSMFERVLYNLMDNTMRHATGASAISLSFSREGETGCLFFRDDGTGIPEDEKEKIFNHSYGKNSGLGLFLVREILGITDIAISENGVPGEGACFRITIPPDKWRYNGAV from the coding sequence ATGAAAAACCGGGAAGAAAGCGTGTGCGAAGAGAAAAATATAGAATTCTTAAATGAGCACCAGAAGGCCAAAACCCGGTTTTTAAAGAATATTTCGATTGTTTTCATCCTGACTTTCATATTCATGTCGGCTTACGAATTATCCAAGCAGGCATTGTTCCCGGGGATTACGATCTGGACATCCCACATAGTAACGATAATCGTCACTACGATACTGGCGGTAATAATCGCATCCATCCCGCTGCTAAGAACCGAAAGGCTGATCCTCCAGCTCGACCGGAAACAGAACGAGATCGAAACAATGGAGACGTCGATACTCAAATCGAATAAAAAGCTCAATATGCTCTCAAGCATTACGAGGCACGACATGCTGAACCTGCTGACTGTCATTACGGCCTATACGGAGATGATTGCTGATGCAGATGCTGTCAGGAAGAATCCCGAGAATAACAGCTATGTTCAGAAGATCCAGAGATCGGTTCGCAGCCTGAACAACGTCGTAATAAGCACGAGGGATTACCAGGACATCGGGGTAAACGCTCCCACATGGATCGACGTCAGGGAGACTTTCCGGAAGGTTTACCAGAGCAATTCCCTGTTTCATCAGTTAAGGGCAATAGATCCTGACGAGGATATCGAGATCTACGCAGACTCGATGTTTGAAAGAGTGCTCTACAACCTGATGGACAACACTATGAGGCATGCAACGGGAGCCTCTGCAATAAGCCTGTCATTCTCCCGGGAAGGCGAAACAGGCTGCCTGTTCTTCCGTGATGACGGCACGGGCATTCCTGAAGATGAAAAAGAGAAGATATTCAATCACTCATATGGAAAAAATTCGGGCCTGGGGCTGTTTTTAGTCAGGGAGATCCTGGGAATTACCGATATTGCGATCAGCGAGAACGGGGTTCCGGGCGAAGGTGCCTGCTTCAGGATTACGATTCCACCGGACAAGTGGAGATATAATGGAGCCGTTTAA
- a CDS encoding MFS transporter, producing MNILRRSADTNKSHWGVLAIACMAVFIMVIDTTIMNVSISALVADLNTDLPSIQSTIAVYALIMASFMLFGSRMQDIIGRKRAFLFGVLLYGAGTFTASVSWNINSLLIGWSVLEGLGAAFMLPATSAFLTDSYEGKERAFAFGLWGGVGAAGAAFGPIVGGFLTTYYSWRWAFRLELIVVIVIIIFSYLLKERKTGSGWRELDLFGTVLSFGGLSLLVVGILMLRNVFMWDLIPLLIISGIVLLGILYFWLVRRKKNGRMPLVDVDVFKNRTFSIGIILGIIQNLVIAGILFIIPVFLQSVTGATAFLTGFALLPMSLAILVFSISANRLNVFAGPKTLLLAGFAVAIGGSQLLGGVFGLYTEAFDIVPGSVIFGIGVGIIFSQLTNITLSSSSKEHESDASGVLNTSRQLGTSLGTAIIGVLLFISLFGGLIAGLELDEQLDDLSVEEKALQLQEWTYRMGESPLPGSLTPVQAEAIKIIVDDALASAMKTTFSAISIILALGFILVLGLPKRESD from the coding sequence ATGAATATTCTCAGGCGGTCCGCCGATACGAACAAGTCCCACTGGGGAGTTCTTGCTATCGCGTGCATGGCCGTATTCATTATGGTCATCGATACGACGATAATGAACGTATCAATCTCCGCACTTGTGGCCGACCTGAACACCGACCTTCCGTCAATTCAATCCACCATCGCAGTATATGCCCTGATCATGGCATCGTTCATGCTGTTCGGGAGCAGGATGCAGGATATAATCGGGAGAAAGAGAGCGTTCCTGTTCGGGGTCCTGCTATACGGTGCGGGCACGTTCACTGCCTCCGTAAGCTGGAATATCAATTCGCTTCTTATAGGATGGTCTGTGCTCGAAGGGCTCGGTGCGGCTTTTATGCTCCCTGCTACATCGGCATTTCTGACAGATTCATACGAAGGAAAGGAGAGAGCTTTCGCTTTCGGCTTATGGGGAGGGGTCGGGGCGGCAGGAGCGGCCTTCGGGCCGATAGTCGGAGGTTTTCTGACAACATACTACAGCTGGAGATGGGCGTTCCGTCTTGAGCTGATCGTAGTAATTGTAATTATCATATTTTCATACCTGCTCAAGGAACGGAAAACAGGATCGGGATGGAGGGAACTTGATCTCTTCGGCACGGTATTATCATTCGGCGGACTCTCCCTGTTGGTTGTCGGGATATTAATGCTCAGGAACGTATTCATGTGGGATCTGATTCCGCTACTGATAATCTCGGGAATCGTTCTCCTCGGCATTCTCTACTTCTGGCTGGTAAGGAGGAAGAAAAACGGCAGGATGCCGTTGGTGGATGTCGACGTCTTCAAAAACAGAACATTCAGTATAGGGATCATACTGGGCATCATTCAGAACCTGGTCATAGCCGGGATTCTGTTTATAATTCCCGTCTTCCTCCAGTCGGTCACAGGTGCGACCGCTTTTCTGACAGGTTTTGCTCTTCTCCCCATGTCGCTTGCAATACTCGTGTTCTCGATCTCTGCAAACCGCCTCAACGTCTTTGCCGGCCCGAAAACATTGCTCCTGGCCGGATTTGCTGTTGCAATCGGCGGTTCGCAGCTTTTGGGCGGGGTGTTCGGATTATATACCGAAGCATTCGACATTGTTCCCGGATCGGTGATCTTCGGCATAGGAGTGGGAATAATATTCTCGCAACTGACGAACATCACCCTCTCGTCCTCGTCAAAGGAGCATGAAAGCGATGCATCGGGAGTCCTTAATACTTCGAGACAACTGGGGACATCGCTCGGAACCGCGATCATCGGGGTATTGCTGTTCATCTCATTGTTCGGCGGGTTGATTGCAGGGCTGGAACTCGACGAACAGCTTGACGATCTTTCCGTCGAAGAGAAAGCGCTTCAGCTCCAGGAGTGGACCTACAGGATGGGAGAGTCGCCTCTGCCCGGCTCTCTTACGCCCGTACAGGCTGAAGCGATAAAAATTATTGTTGACGACGCTCTCGCGTCTGCTATGAAAACTACGTTCAGTGCAATATCCATAATTCTTGCACTGGGCTTTATTCTTGTACTCGGACTTCCGAAAAGAGAGAGTGATTGA